Proteins co-encoded in one Prunus persica cultivar Lovell chromosome G6, Prunus_persica_NCBIv2, whole genome shotgun sequence genomic window:
- the LOC18773181 gene encoding protein SKIP34, with amino-acid sequence MCYGQQRPFSRDNLTPTRVVRLPNDNAVVVADLRGRLAETEARLARARAREAELSRRLNEMKRFVSVMEILETYLKRRFREQQEYVSDLFSPSPLSSK; translated from the coding sequence ATGTGTTACGGTCAGCAACGACCCTTCTCCAGAGACAACCTGACCCCTACGCGCGTCGTCCGATTGCCGAACGACAACGCGGTTGTGGTCGCAGATCTGCGCGGCCGCCTGGCTGAGACGGAAGCACGGCTGGCGCGAGCCAGGGCTCGGGAAGCAGAGCTCAGCCGCCGCCTCAATGAGATGAAACGATTCGTTTCGGTCATGGAGATCCTCGAAACCTATCTCAAACGTCGCTTCCGCGAGCAGCAAGAATATGTATCTGAcctcttctctccctctcccctgTCAAGTAAATAA